One Pyrus communis chromosome 4, drPyrComm1.1, whole genome shotgun sequence genomic region harbors:
- the LOC137731611 gene encoding ADP-ribosylation factor 2 translates to MGLTFTKLFSRLFAKKEMRILMVGLDAAGKTTILYKLKLGEIVTTIPTIGFNVETVEYKNISFTVWDVGGQDKIRPLWRHYFQNTQGLIFVVDSNDRDRVVEARDELHRMLNEDELRDAVLLVFANKQDLPNAMNAAEITDKLGLHSLRQRHWYIQSTCATSGEGLYEGLDWLSNNIANKA, encoded by the exons ATGGGGCTTACGTTCACGAAGCTTTTCAGCCGGCTTTTTGCCAAGAAGGAGATGCGAATTCTGATGGTTGGTCTCGATGCCGCTGGTAAGACCACCATCCTCTACAAGCTCAAGCTTGGTGAGATCGTCACAACCATTCCCACCATCG GGTTTAATGTGGAGACCGTGGAGTACAAGAACATCAGCTTCACCGTCTGGGATGTCGGGGGTCAGGACAAG ATCCGACCATTGTGGAGGCACTATTTCCAGAACACGCAGGGTCTTATCTTTGTTGTGGACAGCAATGACAGAGACCGTGTTGTTGAGGCAAGGGACGAATTGCATAGGATGTTGAATGAG GATGAACTGCGTGATGCTGTGTTGCTCGTATTTGCTAACAAACAAGATCTTCCCAATGCCATGAATGCTGCTGAAATTACTGATAAGCTTGGCCTCCACTCTCTGAGACAGCGTCACTG GTACATCCAGAGCACCTGTGCAACGTCCGGGGAGGGTCTATATGAGGGGCTGGATTGGCTCTCCAACAACATTGCTAACAAG GCGTGA
- the LOC137732098 gene encoding uncharacterized protein, translating into MFGFAAPHMTSLNFNNIETLTGSNNKKWKEDVEMVLGLMDLDLALREEKPAAITAESTADHKAKVEKWERTNRMSLMIMRKAMAPSVKGGVPKQDNAKDFLAAVGEKFKESDKAETGTFLTQITTMKFDGEGSVREHILKMVDLAQKLKDLEVPMTDQFLVHMALNSLPSKYGQLKVSYNTQKVKWGIDELITMCAQEEDRLRNDKSVDVNFVQGEKRKRDFTQGSTVAAGKKKKKEISSSFKNANIISKGSHKIKTANVETEKENECYFCKETGHLRKNCNGFKNWLVKKGLLKNKGDKQ; encoded by the exons ATGTTTGGTTTTGCAGCTCCTCACATGACATCCCTCAATTTCAACAATATTGAGACCTTGACCGGTTCTAACAACAAGAAGTGGAAGGAGGATGTTGAAATGGTTCTTGGGCTTATGGATCTCGATTTGGCATTAAGGGAGGAAAAACCTGCAGCTATCACTGCAGAGAGCACAGCAGATCATAAAGCAAAGGTTGAGAAGTGGGAGAGAACAAATCGGATGTCACTGATGATTATGAGGAAAGCAATGGCTCCATCAGTTAAAGGGGGTGTTCCAAAACAAGATAATGCAAAAGACTTCTTGGCTGCAGTTGGGGAAAAGTTTAAAGAGTCTGACAAGGCAGAAACTGGGACTTTTCTAACTCAAATTACTACAATGAAATTTGATGGTGAGGGAAGTGTCAGGGAACACATTCTGAAGATGGTTGATCTTGCTCAAAAGTTGAAAGACCTTGAAGTACCCATGACTGATCAGTTCCTAGTTCATATGGCTTTGAACTCCCTGCCTTCAAAATATGGGCAGCTCAAAGTTTCGTATAACACTCAGAAGGTTAAATGGGGCATTGATGAACTGATCACTATGTGTGCACAAGAAGAAGATCGGCTCAGGAATGACAAATCAGTGGATGTAAATTTTGTGCAAGGAGAAAAACGCAAAAGGGACTTCACTCAAGGTTCAACCGTGGCTGCtggtaagaagaagaagaaagaaatttcttcttcatttaaaaATGCTAACATCATCTCTAAAGGATCTCATAAAATTAAAACTGCTAATGTCGAAActgagaaagaaaatgagtgttatTTTTGCAAAGAAACAGGTCACTTAAGAAAGAATTGCAATGGCTTCAAGAATTGGCTTGTTAAGAAAG GGCTTCTCAAAAACAAGGGTGATAAACAATGA